In the Pontibacillus sp. HMF3514 genome, TATACGCCGAAAAATCCTGTGCGTAAAGTGTATTATGGTATTGATTCAGAGGATGCAGAGTATCGAGCTTATGATCTTCAGTCTCATAAAAAAGGAACAACATTTAAAGTGCAGCACAAAGACCAAGGCTTCATTGGAGAGTTTGAAACGAAGCTACTTGGTAAGCACAACATCTACAACATTCTGGCATCAATTGCTTTTGCTATGGAGATGGGGATTTCAGTAGACAAGATTAAGCTAGGTGTTAAGCAAATCACACCAGTAGAGCACCGCATGGAAATTAAAAAAGGCGGCGGCAACATTACGATTATTGATGATAGCTTTAACTCTAATCCAACAGGTTCCAAAATGGCGCTAGAAGTCCTTGGTAATATGGAAGGATATCGAGTTCTCGTGACACCAGGAATGATCGAACTGGGTGATAAACAGTACGAATACAACAAACGATTAGGTGGCTATGCTGCTGAAAATTGTGACTATGTCATTCTCGTTGGTAAGAAACAAACAGAGCCGATCCAGGACGGATTGAAAGAAAGTAACTATCCAGATGAGCAAGTTTATGTTGCACAACATTTAAATGACGCGCTTCAACATATGCACCAAATTGCAAAACCAGGCACAATCGCTCTACTAGAGAACGATTTACCTGATACGTTTAACGAGTAGATGGGAGGATTTGACCGTGAAAACAAGAGTCGGAGTCGTTTTTGGTGGGTTATCTGTAGAGCATGAGGTTTCCGTAATCTCAGCTCTCCAAGCTATCAAAGCAATGGATGAGAATAAATATGAGGCGATCCCGCTTTATATTAGTAAGAAGAATGAATGGTACACAGGGGAATCCCTTACTGATATTGAAGAGTATAAAGAATTAAATGACCTCTTACAAAAAAGTGAAAAAGTAATCCTATCCACGAACGATGAAGGAAAAGTCGTCGTTCAAAAGAAAAATGCTGGGTTATTCGGGAAAAAAGCTGTTACAGAAATTGACGTGGTATTCCCAGTTATTCACGGAACAAACGGAGAAGATGGCTCCCTGCAGGGAATGCTTGAAATGCTCCAAATCCCTTACGTTGGCTGCGATGTCTTTTCATCAGCAGTTGGCATGGATAAAGTAATGATGAAACAAATTCTGAATGATTCCGGAATCCCGATTGTTGAGTATAACTGGTTCTACTCAACGTATTGGTTAAACAACCAAGATGAAGTGAAAGCAGAGACCAATAAGATTGGTTACCCTGTTATCGTAAAACCGGCTAACCTCGGCTCTAGTGTCGGTATTAGTAAAGCTTATAATGATGAAGAACTAGAGGAAGCAATCAATGAGGCTATTGAATATAGCCATAAAATCGTAGTTGAG is a window encoding:
- a CDS encoding D-alanine--D-alanine ligase family protein, translated to MKTRVGVVFGGLSVEHEVSVISALQAIKAMDENKYEAIPLYISKKNEWYTGESLTDIEEYKELNDLLQKSEKVILSTNDEGKVVVQKKNAGLFGKKAVTEIDVVFPVIHGTNGEDGSLQGMLEMLQIPYVGCDVFSSAVGMDKVMMKQILNDSGIPIVEYNWFYSTYWLNNQDEVKAETNKIGYPVIVKPANLGSSVGISKAYNDEELEEAINEAIEYSHKIVVEKMIGDLTEVNCSVVGDYEEVESSVLEEVLSSEDILTYEDKYQGGGKGGDASKGMESTNRVIPAEIPEDQTQEVQKLAEQTFKVLGCNGVSRIDFLIDKESQTAYVNEINTIPGSLSFYLWEPSGKDFTQLTNQLLQLALKRQREREKLNFSIDSNLFSLQSGGSKGKLNG